In one window of Prevotella sp. E13-17 DNA:
- a CDS encoding NCS2 family permease: MKEKFLALMGFSVHRHNLRTEIVSGLTTFTTMVYILALLPAMTEPLRKVGFPVEAVLTASILATVIGTLLMAFLAKRPFGQAPGLTLNIFFIQTVCLSLGYPWQFALTAVLIEGLLFVLLCIGNLRQLIFELVPSSLKYAIAAGIGFFIAMLGFKSSGMLADGTIFNHLETMTTPTSILFLIGLLLTGLFAILHIKGGLLLSIIFVTLIGIPLGVTTVPNDVFSMPVSPAPLFCQFSLDYLLLPDLWVCVLIMLFFDVFDSLGTIVGIMACTGLMRKNGRIPHLRSIMLSDALATMTGACLGCSTVTTYAESATGFAEGGRTGVSAFVVALCFAASLFLAPVFLAIPAAATAPVMVMAGLYLFGSVRHISLTNTKEMMPAFLTILLMPVTGSITDGIIAGLFSYILLAFLGGLAKRLFRRHSLEAE, translated from the coding sequence CGTTGTTGCCTGCCATGACCGAGCCATTGCGAAAGGTTGGTTTTCCCGTAGAAGCCGTGTTGACAGCCTCTATTTTGGCAACCGTCATAGGCACGTTGCTGATGGCTTTTCTGGCTAAACGTCCTTTCGGGCAGGCTCCAGGTCTCACGCTCAACATCTTCTTTATTCAGACAGTTTGCCTGTCGTTAGGCTATCCTTGGCAGTTCGCTCTGACAGCCGTTCTTATCGAAGGCCTTCTGTTTGTGTTGCTTTGCATCGGAAATCTTCGTCAGCTTATCTTCGAGCTTGTGCCATCATCTTTGAAGTATGCCATAGCTGCAGGCATTGGCTTCTTCATTGCCATGTTGGGCTTCAAGAGCAGTGGCATGCTGGCCGATGGCACCATCTTTAACCATTTAGAGACGATGACTACACCGACCTCGATACTTTTTCTTATTGGTCTCTTGCTGACAGGACTGTTTGCCATTCTGCATATTAAGGGTGGGCTATTGCTCAGCATCATCTTTGTGACACTTATCGGCATCCCCTTGGGTGTGACCACAGTACCCAACGATGTGTTCTCAATGCCAGTATCACCAGCTCCCCTGTTTTGTCAGTTCTCTTTAGACTATCTTCTTCTTCCTGATCTCTGGGTCTGTGTGCTTATCATGCTGTTTTTCGATGTCTTTGACAGTTTAGGAACGATTGTCGGAATCATGGCGTGCACCGGACTGATGCGTAAGAATGGTCGTATTCCACATCTGCGATCAATCATGCTCAGCGATGCCCTGGCCACCATGACAGGAGCATGTTTAGGATGCAGCACCGTGACGACCTATGCTGAGAGTGCTACCGGGTTTGCCGAGGGTGGTCGTACGGGAGTTTCAGCTTTTGTCGTTGCGTTATGTTTTGCCGCCAGTCTTTTCCTTGCACCTGTTTTTCTGGCAATCCCTGCTGCCGCTACGGCTCCTGTCATGGTGATGGCAGGTCTCTATCTCTTTGGATCAGTGCGTCATATATCGCTGACCAATACAAAAGAGATGATGCCGGCCTTTCTCACCATTTTGCTCATGCCTGTCACTGGTAGCATCACCGATGGCATCATTGCAGGTCTCTTCTCCTATATTCTTTTGGCTTTCTTAGGCGGGCTTGCTAAACGCCTGTTCCGACGTCATTCTTTAGAGGCAGAATAA
- a CDS encoding MBG domain-containing protein, with amino-acid sequence MRNRFKQLMLVALIVFGATGAWAQVTQGPWTYMDYRTGCCGRDDNPAISFNGLNNSHWATVEGPWCDGDGVGFTVKSGKANKNQKNGVFSTYYIDQTLESYSRRVLTWTFVLGSQSKKHYSNTCLYGLQGTWQDINALTVDFTEEYYNKTGSDKLLAQFRNIALNDKGVFTSNYVKTFTFDNSGNASSATKSWCLLLTHVVSSADPVDGMHEWGSFRHVSATWTTYYYKYVTFNANGGSGSMNRQTVENSAKLTANAFSRTGYAFDGWATSTSGSKAYDNQGDISATSGSKGNVTLYARWKANTYTVTFNQQSGTGGSGSTTATYAAAMPKITVPNRTGYTFQGYYTEANGKGTKYYNANGTSAKNWDKIAATTLYAYWTANTYTVTLNQQSGTGGSGSTTATYAAAMPKITVPTRSSYTFGGYYTEAKGKGTKYYNANGTSAKNWDKTAATTLYAYWAPVPYAITYNLEGGTDTGNPTSYNIETETFTLKAPVREDYTFLGWTGSNGEEVQLTVTIAKGSTEGKSYTAHWEANDAILQELHTALGEKAWTGYGVNTGVISYSRGDEPKEFRATIMGGTYTFDIPFRDVNSITKTLNTDGSATYTLNVSLPAQTGMASETLRVTLKDGEITGMESENAGLEMSKEGAEITDWAALQTAINNGGVIKLTADITATPADAALTVPAGKTVVLDLNGFTINRAMTAPAANGSVIVNNGTLAIQTTNGGKITGGKTTGNGGGILNNGVLTLYGGEITGNKASGMGGGVYNAAAAPAGFWMTGGLIDGNTAGSFAAIGGDVTFSNMAIVQVNATGSTVSNTTAKTGMVKYDYIQPVMPDMEKFGILSELYAALGNETWTGYGVNTGVISYSRGDEVNEFRATFMGGNYTLDVPFGDFTAASKVENEDGSFTYTLELPLPAYTGLSSETVKITIKDGEITGLQSENAGLDMNKEAGEITGWAALQAAVNNGGVIKLTTDVTATSTDAALTVPAGKTVVIDLNGHTLNRTLTTPTANGSVIINNGTLAIMDNAGNGKITGGNTLSIGGGVLNNGAFTLYGGEITGNKASDAGGGVYNTAAELPGGFWMTGGLIDGNTASVSAAIGGKVIFNKQAAVQVNADGTVVDINTAAANMMSYSYIRPALPSVDQMMTTPAQQASGAWQAYMPAGNRMLRVTYKDEPKLAWVDKDKQPVTAITGYHGFQSLVAIPNIKASNKFFEAVMAGTSVLEAFSSNQDVVSVVGIGSFSINGVGEADLAAIHRNDADFKYDSVAFHVTVLAPDTLKLKTNNAEWGTVAAVTPLTDSIHVGEDNKFFAVPGAVMKVQAAPAKGFHLRNWSNGAAVDATLRANVQVQGNTDLLAFFAPDTVLAVVTKEPQIFDTLMYNGAPQTILANGTAIGGQFKYSTDSVEWSTELPQIKDAGTHDIFYYVDSTDVLHRCLPVQKAKVTIAKAPLTITAENKTVIYGNAAPGFSVSYNGLKGEDLPADVLMGELAYACDYAVGSNVGPYTITPSGQTSTNYEITYVNGTLNVLKAAPSFTVPTANTLTYNGESQTLVTTGDSNDGTLAYTLDPNDDENWVAYSPYAKEAGTYNIYYKLIGDGNHTDSIAPEPVAVTIAKAALTITADGKSVTYTDPVPAYTVTYAGWQGEDNEDVLTGEIAYACEYTPTANAGEYDIVPSGVSNPNYDITFVNGKVTVSKAALTITADNKEIIYGDEAPDYTAVFEGWKNEEDETVLNKIGYTCAYEQGSSVGTYSITPVAEAQNYDITIVPATLTVNKATVKVSGAEAQVAKIADGNTTAVVLNAGELEGIKLSDAIAHNTTATFSDATVGENKTITLSYELTGDAALLANYDLTPTSETFTTGGVIIEGFVPAEEGDTEKKDMKIQEGIEVYAYGYCDGSGYSIPYHLKSGNPDQYKIEYEDSRFTDVDWTPLPTTGKDGTIFVDIPVDLPTGDYTMTVQFRDSRFTWLESKALNVSFHVNLPETYVRPLFSNTIVLVDTDRCFTDIQWYHRNNSSEAWKPIPGATGHYYRPENGAKLEGEYFVSAKMNGEPTYTCAQYDMETLYGEPTQTAKVRAYPNPVVNSTTITVEGFDKYEHDLRIVNLKGIEMARKCFQGNEVTIDMSSYPGGNYLFYVDGIVVKVIKK; translated from the coding sequence ATGAGAAATAGATTTAAACAATTGATGCTTGTTGCGTTGATAGTCTTCGGCGCAACCGGCGCATGGGCACAGGTGACCCAAGGCCCATGGACGTACATGGACTACCGGACCGGTTGCTGTGGCAGAGACGATAACCCGGCGATATCTTTCAATGGTTTGAACAACAGCCACTGGGCAACCGTTGAAGGTCCCTGGTGCGATGGAGACGGTGTCGGTTTTACCGTCAAGAGCGGAAAAGCCAACAAGAACCAAAAGAACGGTGTCTTCTCCACCTATTACATCGATCAGACTTTGGAGTCCTACTCGCGTAGGGTGCTGACATGGACATTCGTCTTAGGCAGCCAATCCAAAAAACATTACTCCAACACCTGTCTCTACGGACTGCAAGGTACGTGGCAGGATATCAATGCACTCACGGTGGATTTCACGGAGGAATACTACAACAAAACGGGCTCCGACAAACTGTTAGCGCAGTTCCGGAACATCGCCCTGAACGATAAAGGAGTCTTTACGAGTAATTACGTGAAGACCTTTACTTTCGACAACAGCGGCAACGCCAGCTCCGCCACCAAGTCATGGTGCCTGCTGCTGACCCACGTGGTCAGCTCCGCAGACCCCGTGGACGGTATGCATGAGTGGGGCTCCTTCAGGCATGTCAGTGCGACATGGACAACCTACTACTACAAGTATGTGACCTTCAACGCCAACGGAGGCAGCGGCTCGATGAACAGGCAGACGGTGGAGAACAGCGCCAAACTGACCGCCAACGCCTTCAGCCGCACGGGTTATGCCTTCGACGGATGGGCTACTTCGACATCCGGTTCCAAAGCCTATGACAACCAAGGGGATATATCCGCTACATCGGGTAGCAAGGGTAATGTGACGCTCTATGCCCGCTGGAAAGCCAACACCTACACCGTGACGTTCAACCAGCAGAGTGGTACAGGCGGTTCGGGTTCGACAACGGCTACCTATGCTGCAGCCATGCCGAAAATCACTGTTCCGAACCGCACGGGTTATACCTTCCAAGGGTATTATACCGAGGCGAACGGTAAGGGTACGAAATACTACAACGCCAACGGTACCTCTGCCAAGAACTGGGACAAGATCGCTGCAACGACACTTTATGCCTACTGGACAGCCAATACCTACACCGTGACGCTGAACCAGCAGAGCGGAACGGGCGGTTCGGGTTCTACCACGGCTACCTATGCTGCGGCAATGCCGAAAATCACCGTTCCTACTCGTTCAAGTTATACCTTCGGCGGTTACTACACCGAGGCAAAGGGCAAAGGTACGAAATACTACAACGCCAACGGCACTTCTGCCAAGAACTGGGACAAGACTGCTGCTACTACGCTCTATGCCTACTGGGCACCGGTACCATACGCCATCACCTATAACCTTGAAGGCGGTACGGATACCGGCAACCCGACAAGTTATAATATCGAGACGGAGACCTTTACGCTCAAGGCTCCCGTGCGCGAGGATTATACCTTCCTCGGCTGGACGGGCTCCAACGGCGAGGAGGTGCAACTGACAGTCACGATTGCCAAGGGCTCAACGGAGGGAAAGAGCTATACTGCCCACTGGGAAGCCAACGACGCTATCCTTCAGGAACTCCATACCGCCCTCGGCGAGAAAGCTTGGACGGGTTACGGCGTCAACACCGGCGTCATCAGCTACAGCCGCGGTGACGAGCCGAAAGAGTTCCGCGCTACCATCATGGGCGGTACTTATACCTTCGATATCCCCTTCCGCGATGTCAACTCTATCACCAAGACTCTCAACACCGACGGCTCTGCTACCTATACGCTGAATGTTTCCCTGCCTGCCCAGACCGGTATGGCGTCCGAGACGCTGCGCGTCACCCTCAAAGACGGTGAGATAACCGGCATGGAGAGCGAGAACGCAGGACTGGAGATGAGCAAAGAGGGTGCCGAGATAACCGACTGGGCTGCGCTCCAGACGGCTATCAACAACGGCGGTGTCATCAAGCTGACTGCCGACATCACGGCGACACCCGCTGATGCGGCGCTCACCGTGCCCGCCGGCAAGACCGTCGTGCTCGACCTCAACGGATTTACTATCAACCGCGCCATGACAGCCCCTGCTGCCAATGGTAGCGTGATTGTCAATAACGGTACACTCGCTATCCAGACCACCAACGGCGGCAAGATCACCGGCGGTAAGACCACCGGCAACGGCGGCGGTATCCTCAACAACGGTGTGCTGACCCTCTACGGAGGTGAGATCACCGGCAACAAGGCATCCGGCATGGGCGGCGGCGTATATAACGCTGCGGCAGCACCGGCAGGCTTCTGGATGACTGGAGGACTCATCGACGGCAATACCGCCGGCAGTTTCGCAGCCATCGGAGGCGATGTGACCTTCAGCAACATGGCTATCGTTCAGGTGAACGCCACCGGTAGTACGGTCAGCAACACAACGGCTAAGACAGGTATGGTCAAATACGACTATATACAACCCGTCATGCCGGATATGGAGAAGTTCGGTATCCTCTCTGAACTCTATGCCGCCCTCGGCAACGAGACATGGACGGGCTACGGCGTCAATACCGGCGTCATCAGCTACAGCCGCGGCGACGAAGTGAACGAGTTCCGTGCTACCTTCATGGGTGGTAACTACACCTTGGATGTGCCCTTCGGCGACTTCACCGCAGCCTCCAAGGTGGAGAATGAGGACGGCAGTTTCACCTATACGCTCGAACTGCCCCTCCCGGCTTACACCGGACTGAGCTCCGAAACTGTCAAAATCACCATCAAAGACGGTGAGATAACTGGTCTCCAGAGCGAGAACGCCGGGCTGGATATGAACAAAGAGGCGGGTGAGATCACCGGCTGGGCTGCCCTGCAGGCGGCTGTCAACAATGGCGGCGTCATCAAACTGACCACCGACGTGACGGCTACCTCTACGGATGCGGCGCTGACCGTTCCTGCCGGCAAGACCGTTGTGATCGACCTCAACGGACACACGCTCAACCGCACCCTGACAACCCCCACTGCCAACGGTAGCGTGATCATCAATAACGGTACGCTCGCCATCATGGACAATGCCGGCAACGGTAAGATCACCGGCGGTAACACCCTCAGCATTGGCGGTGGTGTGCTCAACAACGGTGCCTTCACTCTCTACGGAGGCGAGATTACCGGCAACAAGGCATCCGACGCGGGCGGCGGCGTATATAACACAGCGGCAGAACTGCCCGGAGGCTTCTGGATGACTGGAGGTCTGATTGACGGGAACACTGCTTCCGTCAGCGCAGCCATCGGCGGTAAAGTGATCTTCAACAAACAGGCAGCCGTTCAGGTAAATGCTGACGGTACTGTTGTTGATATCAACACGGCGGCAGCCAATATGATGTCCTATTCTTACATACGTCCGGCACTGCCGAGTGTTGACCAGATGATGACTACGCCCGCGCAGCAGGCTTCCGGTGCATGGCAAGCCTACATGCCTGCCGGCAATCGTATGCTCCGCGTTACCTACAAGGACGAGCCTAAACTGGCTTGGGTGGATAAGGACAAACAGCCTGTCACCGCTATCACCGGCTATCACGGATTCCAGTCCTTGGTTGCTATCCCGAACATCAAAGCATCGAATAAATTCTTTGAGGCAGTTATGGCAGGCACTTCCGTACTGGAGGCTTTCTCCTCGAATCAGGATGTAGTGAGCGTAGTCGGTATCGGCAGCTTCTCTATCAATGGGGTTGGTGAGGCAGACTTGGCGGCTATCCACCGCAACGATGCGGACTTCAAGTACGACTCCGTTGCCTTCCATGTAACAGTGCTTGCGCCGGATACCTTGAAACTGAAGACCAACAACGCCGAGTGGGGTACCGTAGCAGCGGTGACACCGCTGACCGATAGTATCCATGTCGGTGAAGACAACAAGTTCTTCGCTGTGCCGGGTGCGGTAATGAAAGTACAGGCTGCTCCGGCGAAAGGATTCCACCTCCGTAACTGGAGCAACGGTGCAGCCGTAGATGCTACGCTCCGCGCTAACGTGCAGGTACAGGGCAACACCGACCTGTTAGCGTTCTTTGCTCCGGACACCGTGCTGGCTGTTGTAACCAAAGAGCCGCAAATCTTCGACACCCTGATGTACAACGGCGCACCACAGACAATTCTGGCTAACGGTACGGCTATTGGTGGTCAATTCAAGTACTCGACCGACAGCGTAGAGTGGTCCACCGAGTTGCCGCAAATCAAGGATGCTGGCACGCACGACATCTTCTATTATGTCGATTCTACTGACGTACTGCACCGCTGTCTGCCAGTACAGAAGGCGAAGGTGACCATCGCCAAGGCTCCGCTGACCATCACCGCAGAGAATAAGACCGTCATCTACGGCAATGCAGCACCGGGCTTCAGCGTATCGTACAACGGTCTGAAGGGCGAAGACCTGCCTGCTGACGTGCTGATGGGCGAACTGGCATACGCGTGCGACTATGCTGTCGGCAGCAACGTAGGTCCTTACACCATCACTCCGAGCGGACAGACATCGACCAACTACGAGATCACCTATGTCAACGGTACACTCAACGTCCTCAAAGCCGCTCCGTCCTTCACCGTTCCGACAGCGAACACGCTGACCTATAACGGCGAAAGCCAGACTCTGGTAACCACGGGTGATAGCAACGACGGAACGCTGGCATACACGCTGGACCCGAATGACGATGAGAACTGGGTGGCATACAGCCCGTACGCCAAGGAAGCCGGTACATACAATATCTACTACAAGCTCATCGGCGACGGCAACCATACGGACTCCATTGCTCCGGAACCAGTAGCAGTGACCATCGCCAAGGCGGCACTGACTATTACCGCGGACGGCAAGTCCGTCACCTACACCGACCCCGTACCAGCTTACACGGTTACTTATGCCGGCTGGCAGGGCGAGGATAACGAGGATGTGCTCACCGGCGAAATCGCTTATGCGTGCGAATATACCCCGACAGCCAATGCGGGCGAGTACGACATTGTTCCGTCTGGCGTCAGCAACCCGAACTACGACATCACCTTCGTCAACGGAAAGGTAACGGTAAGCAAGGCGGCACTGACCATCACTGCCGATAACAAAGAGATTATCTACGGCGACGAGGCTCCCGACTACACCGCTGTGTTCGAGGGCTGGAAGAACGAGGAAGATGAGACCGTTCTGAATAAGATAGGTTATACCTGCGCTTACGAGCAAGGAAGCTCTGTCGGCACCTATTCCATCACTCCGGTTGCCGAGGCTCAGAACTACGACATCACCATCGTGCCTGCAACACTGACGGTCAACAAGGCTACGGTCAAAGTATCAGGTGCCGAGGCACAGGTGGCAAAGATTGCCGATGGCAACACCACGGCTGTGGTACTGAATGCCGGCGAGCTGGAGGGCATCAAGCTCAGCGATGCCATCGCTCACAACACCACCGCCACGTTCTCAGACGCTACGGTAGGTGAGAACAAGACCATCACGCTCTCCTACGAGCTGACGGGCGACGCTGCACTGCTCGCTAACTACGACTTGACCCCGACCAGCGAAACCTTCACCACCGGAGGTGTCATCATCGAAGGCTTTGTCCCTGCGGAGGAAGGGGATACTGAGAAAAAAGATATGAAGATTCAAGAGGGTATCGAGGTCTATGCCTATGGCTATTGCGACGGCAGCGGATACAGCATCCCCTATCACCTCAAGAGCGGCAACCCTGACCAGTACAAGATTGAATATGAGGACAGCCGTTTCACTGACGTGGACTGGACGCCGCTACCCACAACCGGCAAGGACGGAACAATCTTCGTAGATATCCCAGTGGATCTGCCTACAGGTGACTACACCATGACGGTTCAATTCCGTGACAGCCGCTTCACGTGGCTTGAGAGCAAGGCACTTAACGTATCTTTCCACGTCAACCTGCCGGAAACCTATGTCAGACCGTTGTTCAGTAATACAATTGTCCTCGTTGATACCGACAGGTGCTTCACAGACATTCAGTGGTATCACCGCAACAACAGCTCTGAGGCATGGAAACCCATACCAGGTGCCACTGGTCACTACTATCGTCCGGAGAACGGTGCTAAGCTGGAAGGCGAGTATTTCGTCAGCGCAAAGATGAACGGCGAACCCACCTACACATGCGCTCAGTACGATATGGAGACACTCTACGGCGAACCCACACAGACGGCAAAGGTACGTGCTTACCCGAACCCCGTTGTCAACTCCACAACAATCACCGTCGAAGGCTTTGATAAGTATGAACATGACCTGCGTATTGTCAATCTCAAGGGCATAGAGATGGCAAGGAAATGCTTCCAGGGCAACGAGGTAACCATAGACATGAGCAGCTACCCAGGCGGTAACTACTTGTTCTATGTGGACGGCATCGTTGTCAAGGTGATAAAAAAATAA
- a CDS encoding OmpA family protein — protein MRTKYFLTIIAAALAVTANAQQSLHDNYVGASVGGGLNTMLYETAHGHQDLGMGIGAGLFYGRFFNKTIGLGLGLQYNRANAYTTYNWKEVTNGLIHPDNPNTTYNLMTGFDNFKERQSIGYLSIPVEVLFRKALNSRLSMIGGVGMALDFPLKGKYVAKSGSYSTTGVFPEITDDVFHDMPEHGFSTYTTTQGAKFNNYSKVGASVIGDIGARMALNDNLGLYVGIYAGYGVTNLLSDDKQEIMLSINDTDPSVIDYRGTFDSRECSKVNLLRCGLKVAIDFGWSGRSGKAAKDKVQTVSLDDELRIAAEKARQDSIANARAKAESERLAREKALRDRLAAEKAAQEAEAAKMAAEKARVEALKKKVELVNVHFDIAGTDMHFQEGEQLIVDDICRVMAKDPSMKIVITGHTDNTGSAKKNRRVWGMKRAEALRDYMVDKGVPASQIRCESKGETEPVADNATRQGRALNRRANIRFE, from the coding sequence ATGCGAACAAAATATTTTCTTACCATCATTGCTGCTGCATTGGCTGTCACAGCCAATGCACAGCAGAGCCTTCATGACAACTATGTAGGCGCTTCGGTCGGAGGTGGTCTCAATACGATGCTCTACGAGACTGCTCACGGTCATCAGGACTTGGGTATGGGAATCGGTGCAGGCTTGTTCTATGGCCGGTTCTTCAACAAAACCATCGGACTGGGTTTAGGCCTGCAGTACAACAGGGCAAACGCTTATACTACCTACAACTGGAAAGAGGTGACCAACGGTCTCATCCACCCCGACAACCCCAACACGACGTATAACCTGATGACGGGGTTCGACAACTTTAAGGAACGCCAGAGCATTGGCTATCTCTCCATTCCCGTTGAGGTGCTGTTTCGCAAAGCGCTCAACAGTCGTCTAAGCATGATTGGCGGCGTGGGTATGGCACTTGACTTTCCGCTGAAGGGCAAGTATGTGGCAAAAAGTGGTTCGTATTCTACGACGGGTGTCTTTCCTGAGATAACTGATGATGTCTTCCACGACATGCCCGAACATGGGTTCAGCACCTACACCACTACGCAGGGTGCCAAGTTCAATAACTACAGCAAGGTGGGCGCCTCGGTTATTGGAGACATCGGTGCCCGCATGGCGCTCAACGACAACCTTGGGCTCTATGTTGGTATTTACGCTGGCTATGGGGTCACCAACCTGCTGAGTGACGATAAGCAAGAAATTATGCTCTCTATCAATGATACGGATCCTTCTGTCATTGATTACCGCGGTACGTTCGACAGTAGAGAGTGCAGCAAGGTCAACCTGCTACGCTGCGGCCTGAAGGTGGCTATAGACTTTGGATGGTCAGGCAGAAGCGGCAAGGCTGCAAAGGACAAGGTACAAACTGTTTCGCTTGATGATGAGCTGCGCATCGCTGCTGAAAAGGCACGTCAGGACAGCATTGCCAATGCTAGGGCTAAGGCTGAATCAGAGCGGCTGGCCCGTGAAAAGGCTCTGCGCGACAGATTGGCTGCCGAGAAAGCGGCACAAGAGGCAGAGGCGGCTAAGATGGCTGCAGAGAAGGCACGTGTCGAAGCTCTCAAGAAGAAGGTGGAATTGGTCAACGTGCACTTTGATATTGCTGGAACAGACATGCACTTCCAGGAGGGCGAGCAGCTTATAGTGGATGATATATGCCGCGTCATGGCGAAAGATCCTTCGATGAAGATTGTCATCACAGGTCATACTGACAATACGGGCAGTGCGAAGAAGAACCGGCGCGTATGGGGTATGAAGCGTGCTGAGGCTCTCCGAGACTATATGGTGGACAAGGGTGTGCCTGCCAGTCAGATTCGCTGCGAATCGAAGGGCGAGACAGAGCCTGTGGCAGACAATGCGACTCGTCAAGGACGTGCCCTCAACCGTCGTGCCAACATCCGCTTTGAATAA
- a CDS encoding chromate transporter: protein MIYLYLFITFFKIGLFGFGGGYGMLSLIQSEVVHHWGWMTTSQFTDIVAVSQMTPGPIGINSATYCGYTACHNAGYGIGMSVLGSATATFALMLPSFVLMILISKMFMKYMKTNSVQSIFTGLRPAVVGLLAAATLLLCTKDNFSTPDENMWQFVISVMLFVATFVGTMFFKVNPIKMIVMSGFAGLLLLY, encoded by the coding sequence ATGATATACCTTTATCTATTTATTACATTCTTTAAGATTGGTCTCTTCGGCTTCGGAGGAGGCTATGGCATGCTGTCGCTGATTCAAAGCGAAGTGGTGCATCACTGGGGCTGGATGACAACATCTCAGTTTACAGACATCGTGGCTGTCAGTCAAATGACACCCGGGCCTATTGGCATCAACTCTGCCACTTATTGTGGCTACACAGCCTGTCACAATGCGGGCTACGGCATAGGAATGTCTGTGCTTGGTTCTGCCACAGCAACATTTGCACTGATGCTGCCTTCGTTCGTTCTGATGATACTCATCAGCAAGATGTTTATGAAATACATGAAGACCAACAGCGTACAATCAATCTTCACAGGACTACGCCCCGCCGTAGTAGGTTTGTTGGCCGCAGCAACACTACTTTTGTGTACAAAAGACAATTTCTCTACACCCGATGAGAACATGTGGCAGTTTGTCATCAGCGTCATGCTGTTTGTTGCCACCTTCGTTGGCACCATGTTCTTCAAGGTAAACCCCATCAAAATGATTGTGATGAGCGGATTTGCCGGACTCCTGCTGCTATATTAG
- a CDS encoding chromate transporter, translating into MYLESFKTFFKIGIFTLGGGYAMIPLIEEEVVNKKQWVTKEEFLDIIAIAQSCPGVFAINTSIFIGYKLRKLRGAAATAIGTALPSFLIILGIAMFFHEFQDNPIVASIFRGIRPAVVALIAVPTFNLAKSAHVSWANCWIPLGGALLIWLLGVSPIYIILAAGICGWCYGKYIKPTI; encoded by the coding sequence ATATATTTAGAATCATTTAAGACCTTCTTTAAGATTGGCATATTCACCCTCGGGGGTGGATATGCCATGATACCTTTAATAGAGGAAGAGGTGGTGAACAAGAAGCAATGGGTGACAAAAGAGGAGTTCCTTGACATCATTGCCATTGCCCAGAGTTGTCCAGGCGTGTTTGCTATTAACACGAGTATTTTTATTGGCTATAAACTGCGCAAACTGCGTGGTGCCGCAGCGACTGCTATTGGAACAGCCCTACCCTCGTTCCTGATCATCCTGGGCATCGCCATGTTCTTCCACGAGTTTCAAGACAATCCCATCGTAGCTTCAATCTTCCGTGGCATCCGTCCGGCAGTGGTGGCACTCATCGCCGTGCCCACATTTAATCTCGCCAAGAGCGCCCACGTGTCATGGGCTAACTGTTGGATACCCCTTGGAGGTGCATTGCTCATCTGGCTATTGGGTGTTTCGCCCATCTATATCATCCTGGCTGCAGGCATTTGCGGATGGTGCTATGGAAAATATATCAAACCGACAATTTAA